GCCCATCTGATCCGACCAGATCTCATGTTAAAAGGGCGTGAAGCAAACAATAAAGAAACACCAGCAGCTGTGGTATCGATATAAAGGTGTGTGTCATTCAGAAAAGGTTCTACCCCTTCTGCCAAGacaaatcatcatcatcatcctcatcaagtcttttcttttcatgctGCTCCTTGTTAGTGCTAGTTATTGGGTGTATCAAAGGATCATAATAAAATGCAGGGAAATCAGGATCCTCGGTTTTTATGTACATGATCATGGGAGTGTGATACACACACAGCTTTACTTTCCTGTGCCTGTTATTATAGAGATGAGGGAATGTAATTCTGTATTCTGTCCTGAGAGGTGACCAAATTATTAACTTGTTAATATCATTGAACTCATTCCAATCCTCATCCCCTTTCTCCATGTCACGGTATAAAGGCTCGAATTTAGGGCCGCCTgcataaacaacaaaataaatactTACTCAGATGATACTAGTGGACATACTTGGAATTTTAAGATCCACTGGCAAGTTAAGAGGCCAACGGAAAACAAGTTAGCAGAGCATTAAAAGCACATCCAAACTTCACCATAACTGTATTGAATACTGGCAACTTCTGAAAACTGAAAAAGTAATAGGACCAACAGCACAGCATAACAACAGGACCAGACATAtataagtcttttttttttctttttttctttttttttatcggtaaacaaaattttatcgATCAAAAGAGAGACAAAATGCCCAAGTAAACGGGACATATATAAGAGGAATGCCTAGGCGTGCTAGTTtagagatacaagaaaatcatgaaaagaaAATCCGTGTAATATAAGTTAGACATAAACCTGATCAAATTACACAAAACACTCAAAACAATTTTGTTATAAGTGACGCCATTCAACAGCCACCaaaaatatgagaatttttGCAAAAAGCCCAACCTAAACTGAACCATTATGTGCCAGTGTGCTGGTAATTGGTATCACATCACACCATATATCTCAAGTTCTCCTCCCCCACCATGTAAGGATAAAAACATGGCACCAAGAAGTTCCCCTGAAGAGCCAATCTGAGatttaagaatgaaattaaTCGAACCAAAGGAAGAACTGTAAACTAATCATAAATAAAACCACCAGAATGTCCAAAAATTTCTTTCAGAGCACCAAACAACTccgtggaaaaaaaaaatgaaataagagaAGGGAAAGTAGGAGACATACCAGGGATACACATGTTCAATGCTTTGGCTGTAAAAAATGACTCCATGTCAAACAAGTAGAAATAATTGCGATCAATCAAATCAGAAAGTAGCTGTCCTGCAAGCCGATGCAGTGTCGCCATGATCGGAAGGGAGAGATGCCATTTCCGGTAACTTGGACCATTTATCAGCTTTGTTTTCACAAGAGGCTTATGGTCATAAAACCAAGTACATACAGCAGAATCCTCTTCTTCATCCTATTCTAATTGGATAGGTTGAAGAGGATCAACATCTAAAAGATTAGCAGCATAGTCTAATGGAGGTTCTTCATCATCAAATGGTGGAAAACGCATTCTCTTGAAATGCCGACGATCTCTCTTCTGCCTTTGCATCATGATCCACATCGTACCCCACCGTAACATTTTAAGATTCAATCTGTCATTGGCAATTtgcaaataaattatatcacaCAAGAGAGCGCAATGCACGGCTACCCATACTTTCATTGAACTCACATGAGCTCcacataaataaaaaccaaatacaaaaaataaaaaaaaaaaaagaaaaaaagaagaagaaggaaacatCATGCTAGAGAAACCAACCTGAGccagatatatatataggctcaaCAACCCATGGTATTTCATTCACAAATGTAATTGCCCCAGAAATATGGTACAACACCTTCACATCTCGGACCTAAAACCACATACACGCATTAAGATAATTTATGATGACATACAGAAAAGCAATAAGAACATATATGAAGCACTTCAAgtgtaaaagatgaaaaaaatgtggTCAAACGAGGCAAAGAATAAGTACCTGCTCCCATGGCATGGGCATATTCTCAAGGAGCTTGTAAACTGCATGTGGAATAAATTTAAGGGCTCCAAGATAGACACGCTTATCATGacgatatttctttgaggacaTGTCTCCATGGTTGATACTACGTTTGGCTGTCAAGAAAAatcaggaaaaaaatgaaaattagttCCAAAGTTTCAATAGGTACACTTTATGATTTCCAATCTCGACACactcaaaaaagaaagtgagatgGATTTCGATGTAAAATATACATGGTATCAAAACTCTCATCAATAAACACCTAGAccaacaggaaaaaaaatgaaatctaaaataagaagaaaatagacCAAGTTTTTTCACGAAGCAGATGaattgttttcaaaataaaaaaaataaaaataaaaattgaatatttagagtaAGGGCCAAAGAAGCATTTCGTTGAttggaaaaggaaaggaaatgccGATCTTGAGAGGAGGAAAAAATCTGATAGAGGACCCAATATTCAAAATCATTTATTctaatttaaaaaagagaaatgttacaTACAGGAAAGTTGGTGCAGGAATTGCGCACACCTCCCCCTGCTTCATTTTTCATGTCTCCTTTCGTGTGCAATTCTTGTACCAAAATACAcgcatcaatcatttttctttagagTCATTTTCCCGCTGAAGTCACCATTAAgttctagaattttttttttttattttttgtttttgccttttcaatttattttttaatattttaaaaaatataaaaaattataataatattaaacaatttttcttaattattaaaaaataaaaaaaggccaGCAGTACCCTAAgtattatccttttttttttaaaaacaacatCTTCGCATTTTGTCACCATAGCTGGCGTGCACGAAGCCTTCCACTTCACGCCTTCAAATagactttttcatattttatacaGCAGAATGGAAGTGACAAGTGGGGGAGATTATGGTACAATATTAATCAATTCTAATGTATCCATTCAGTAAAATATGGAACTATTATTTGATTTAAGAAAAAGTAAACATGAATTTATTACTGAGATCTTTCATTCACAATTGATttttattaagataaaataaccAATAAATATGGATTAAAcgttcaattttaaatttatttttattataaaattaagttaatatattatattaagttagttaaatttataaatttatttttattagatcggatgtttctttttattatttatgttgcggctgaaaataaaaaattatgattattttatcacacaatttaaaatgaataatagctatataaaattaaaattaaaattatttttttaaggtgaGACAGAAAttctaataagaaaaattctatgtgcagtcatttttacggatttttttgtgcattctagtaatatgattggttatatattaaaaaaaaaattaatctaaccaatcatatcagtgaagtgtataaaaaatacgtaaaaataactcaAAATAATATCGTTACCCTTCTATCTGCCTACGACAATACAAATATGGAAAGCTTTGTCCATCTTTTGACGGCGAAATGCTTGAATACAATGAAAAGCAACGTTTCACATTAAAGTAAACGGTGATGCCTCGCATCGGCTCATCCACCGCCCGCTATAAAAGGGAAGAGAAGAAACCCTCGTTTCCATAATGCCAAACCGAAACCCCAGGACAAGCAACCCTTAAACATAAAAGCTTTGATTGGAATTCCTGGTTTATTTTTTCTGTATCATAAACCGGAGCGTAGCATCGGAGATATAGAGGAACTGGAATagaatttgtttttgttgttgttgttattgaaGAAGACGATGTCTGCTGCCGTGTGTGGGAGCAAGAGATCTTTTTTCGAAGAGCTACCGCCGTCGCCTCCGGTCTCCAAGAGGGTTCGTTGCTCCTCCTCTTCTTCGCCGATTCGATTTTCTGCGCCAACACTCCTAGATCAGCTTCGCTCCTTGTTTCCTCACATGGAACTCCATGTATCCACCCCTCTCTCtaatcaattattattattatatatatatgggtatcatgaTGGTGATGTGTTTGATTGCCAATTCTTGTTGCCTGTTTGCTTGCTGAGGGAAAAAATTGCtgataaattttgtgtaattcgttgggttgattttattttatttattttattatttgcaaAGGAATAGGGATGATTACCGAATATACTGGGGAAGTTCTAACTTGAAAGTTAAGATTTTTTCgtgttttaatataatttttcttcttagcCAAACGGAGAGTTTGCGCgtgtattttttacttttatataatggATTGAGTCAGATATAGACTTCGTTATTGTGGTTCCAACATTATTAATAGGATGTTTACGATTTCTTTAGTAAGCCAAGATAAACTCTGATGGATCAGTTAAATCTAAATATGGGATTTATAGCAATTTCTAAATATTCCAATTGAATTAATTGTCCGCTATCACTTTGGAAGACAAATTTTTGTAACGTTCTCGTCACATGGGCTTATAATCTTTGTTACTTGTGCCAATTTGGGTTCTCCTCCCTTCCTATTCTCCCTGTCTAAGAGTTTTGTTAAATGTTTTCACAATCATGGTGGTTTAGACATTTAACTTAAGTTTTCACAAGTGTACTCAAATATGAGTGGTGCTGGCTCAACCTTGTCATTACTGGGTTTATGCATAATGCTAGGattattttttctcctttgatTGCAGGATTATGGTATACCTTATACTATCGTCAGCATAATCCTTTTTAGCATATTGTTGACATTGTGATGATTTGACCTTTCAGATTCTTGAGAGGGCACTGCAAGAACATGGTAATGATTTGGATGCTGCCATCAAGAGCCTGGATGAGCTTTGCCTAGAATCTACGGAGGGAAATTCAGGTTGTGTGGAAGAATCAGTTGTAAATGTGGAGAATGGTATGCAATGTGCTGTCTTATCTGCAGTTTTTCATTGAAATTGACAGCTCAAAGTAGGTTTCAGTTGCCATGCTACCTATTTGCCTTTGGCCATGCAGAATTTGAACCAGCGACATTAATAGCTAAATCtttgagaaaataatttctaCAAGAATTTCTTGCCTTGGCTGAATTAGGTTGTCATGCTCCAGGGATGCAAGTGAATCCAGAAACTTTTATAGATGAATTGAAAAGAAGGAAGAACTATAGATGGCATctgtttccttttgtttttaaatgatcATTGATATACAATGAAGGCTGTATTTGATAGTCTGGTTCTTTTCATTCCAATAGCCATGGAAAGGAAGGTTGACTATCCAATAGCAGGAATAGGGATCAAGGGGAAGGACCTGCAAAAGCAGGAAAACCCTTGCTAGCAAGTGTTTTGACAGAGCATTAGAGCAAAGATATTGAGTTTTAACCTTTACTATCTGATATCTcatatataagttaattatcTTACATGTTGGGTTTTACTTAGTAGAGGGGAGTCTAACCCCACATGTGAGAGAGTATcgaagttttattttaattaaatcccCCTTTCTCATAAGCTTAAGTTTTTAGGACAACAACTTTGGGACATTactttagaaataaaatttcagCTCTAAATACCATGTTTATTGTTATTTGTGAACATTGCATTgcagttttaatttaattaaattcccTTTTTTATAAGCTTAAGTTTTTAGGACAACTTTTTTTAATGCCTTGAATCTCATGCTACCTTTGGGACTTtacattagaaataaaatttcaacTTTAAATATCATGTTTATTGTTATTTGTGAACATTGCCTTGTATGTCCTATTGGGTACATTGTCAATCCTATTAGCTTGCTTTCAACCTCTTCCTTCGAGGAGTCTATTATTATGATTTGAACTCTTAATGAGCTCTCACCTTTAAGATGTTGTTTTCAACATGAAAGTTCTTTGTTGAATCATTCTTAATTCTGGGATTTTGCGTTATGGATGGTTCTCTATGATTTGTTTGCTTTAAGTTGCATTCTTTGCAACATCAGTTTCTTTTATGGGGGAAGTATCTCACAGTTGCTGGCATGACAGGTAGGTTGACAAATGATGGAAATGTTGGTTCTCTTGACAATCTATCGACTTCAAACCACCTTCCTGTAGGAGGTCAAGAATGGGTTGACTTGTTTGTGAGGGAGATGATGTGTGCTTCCAGTATGGATGATGCCAAAGCCCGTGCTGCAAGATTGTTAGAGATTTTAGAGGAGTCCATCAGTTCACGTGCTGGTGAGGCAACAAAAACTCTTCACAAGGTGAGTACCTATAATTCCGGTATCAgcttctattttttatatgagaCTAGAGATAGGTCGTAGTGGAGTTGAGAAGTTCATCAGTTCACGTGCTAGTGAGGCAACAAAATATCTTCACTGGGTAAGTATATTTAATTCTCATGCCAATGCCTTTTTAGTTTTCCGGTATGAGGCTAGTGGTAGGTCCTAGTGGTGTTGAGAAGCTACTTTGTGTGGAATTATTTAATGATGGACACCCTTGTAACCATTACATGAACATATGATCTGAATTCAGTGTTTATGTGGAGTGGAGCTTGCCAGTTTTATGACCTTTCAACAACTCTTGTCCTCATCAAAAATCATGTGCTGATTGTGAAGCACTTGAAAACAAATGTTTAGTGGTGTAACCATCTGAGCCATTGTTTGGCATGCCATTTACCCAGAAGTGTTATAAGGTTGAATGTTTTTGGCTCCCCTAAACTCATTTTGCCATATTACCAACAAACTATCAAAGTTTTTACTTCACTCACAAACTATCACTTCTTTACAGTTTGCCCCTTCTCTAAGATCCAACTGTTTAGATTGACCAAGGCTGTGCATCTGGGTATCCAGATATACCCAGATCTGCATCTGGGTTCGACCAGACGGGGGAAAAAATGGTTCTGGATGCACAGGTCTAAGATTGATTCATAAAGTATTTGAGGGGGATAGTTTTAATGACTTGTGTGCCTTTTTTGTTGTCTGTAGGTTGTAATTAGGTATTTCTCTCTTGTATAttacctgtgtacttgggctatgcctaattaagatgatcaataaagtttattaattatcaaaaagaTTGACTCATAAAAAAGGCAAGATTAAATAAGGAAAGGTTGATGTGATGTTGTCTTTAAATGCGATAGAAGTTTAATAAGAATTGTTGATTGAGAGTACCTACACTTCAAGGAGGAACTGAACACTGCCTCATCCTGAAAACGTGCTGAGGatccttcttctctctctctctctctctctctctctctctctctctctctctctctctctctctctctctctctctctctctctctctcgggcttgtataattttaatattagaaTGTTTTCAAATATCAGGAAAATCTTGTGCTGAAGGAACAAATTGAAGGACTCATGCGGGAGAATTCCATTCTCAAGCGTGCTGTGGCTATCCAACATGAACGTCAGAAAGAGTATGATGATAGGAATCTAGAGTTGCAACATTTTAAGCAATTGGTAACTCAATATCAAGAGCAGTTGAGAACACTTGAGGTAAGAAATAAtggttcataattttttttttttttttttttggcatattGACCAGTTTTGTCCATGGGGTTTTGCcccttttacctatcaaaaaaaggtTTTGCCCTTTTGCGGAATCTTGACTTGGGTGGTTTTTTGGGGGGCAATTTAGGATGTGATGGTATCTGCGTATGTCGAGCAATCATACGCTGTGTATATATctgttaaataaatatattataaatgaattgagaaaagaaaaaagcccAAAGAAGGGGGAAAAGctaaacaaatgaaaattaaagTAAACCCATGGAGGATTCCCATCCTCCTCCCCTAGTCAAGGGTGGAATCCCCTTCCCTAGGACACATTTTGGTGTAGGAGCAAGGGGTCCCACCCTTCAACCTGCAATGGAAGAGGCAGAAAACCATGTGATTGTTTATAGTCGAGAGTTTAACCATCCTCATGTTGTAATGTTAAATAGAAATTTGATTTATAGTAGACTGATCTGTTTAATTTCATGGGTTTGGATCCAGATGAGCAACTATGCATTGACAATGCATTTGAAGCATGCCAACCAAAGCAGCTCCATTCCTGGGCGATTCCATCCCGATGTCTTCTAGGAACGAGATGGAAGTTTGCATTTGATAATAGGGCTGCAAAAGATGTATGTATCTTCAACATATTTTAGATTAATATGTTAAAAGGTCTGAGTGAAGCTTTATGTAAGATGGGGGGCTATCTAGTATTCTGATATGGAATAAGATCCTCTCCATTTCAAATGAAACAAACCATAATGTATTTAGATTCTTTATGTTCgcgagaaaaaaatatattaaatggatATTTTGTATTTCGTATTAAATTGAGTGTCTTTGTACTCTTACTCTTGGGTGATCATCCAAAATTTCGTCTCTTCCGGTATTGAGCCCACCTATTCAGAAATAATCATGATCATGTTTTCGAATGCACCGTTAATGAAGATGTTAtgcatatgaaaaaatatataagcaaaaatatatacattatcTATTTTTCTCATCATCTTATCATCTCATAATATGAGATTAGGTGAttggtttaaaattaaaatataataaatagcctCTAACCATCTAAAGGAAAAGCTTCTATGCCCTTTATGTTTGACtgctagtattttattttattttttaaattagttattaagaaagtgattttaagtgtattagtgtatttttttaaaatatttaaatatattaaaaaatatgaaaagaaaaaatgattttttctgtttttttgccTAAGCGGGCCTAGTAGCCTAACTCatcatctaatatcacattATAGAATAATGAGAGATGAGAAAAGTTtctaataatcaaataaatactcTACAATCATcatctattttctcattttcctttcatcatcttaattttctttttaagaaagtCCTATCTCTGTTGCAAAATATAgaataattttgtttcttttaacaCCATGGGGAATAAATAGCCATAGTTGGACAAAAGTAGGTCGATTTTAAAAGTGTTGGTTTTtattacttaaataaaatatatttttgatattttaaataaatatacttattttcttttatatatatattatcttgtGCATTATGAAGAATGTGAACTCTTTGAAGTATGGAGAAGGAAATGTAAATCCTATGTTGATGAGATAAAGTGCAGACAACATTGAATGTTATAATTATGAACATAAAAAGTTTCTACTTTTAAACAACGAAGCAAATGACTGTATTGTGTCCTGAAAATAATTTATCgaactttataatttaaaattttattttctgtattcgtaattatcttattttcattatattttcttACACCATTTAGAAACGTATTAGATGGGATTTGTGGATGGAATTGACTTCTAATAGCCACGTACCAAGTCGTGGTCAACTCTTTATAGTTTATACTCCTTCTTTCTATTGGATCATGTCAATTTGTCAGGAGCTAATGgcactctaattttttttcgaTAAGAGGGTGGAGGAATTGAGAATTccaagttaaattttttacttaGAGAATCGGATTATATGCATTCTAATTGACAGCATATATCGAAAAGgatattatacatattttaataattttataataaaaattactttataacctaatatattatattaaaatatgttaatttataaatttattttgataaaatttatctGTACATTAAGGTTCGGTTCGgtagtaagatgagaattttaaattttaagatgaattattattattttgagatttgaaaaatttaagaaaaagttaaattatttattatcttttatatgaagatttgaaaaaaatataatgatgagatgagaaatttaaatttaacataaaaatttacaactgccaaaccgaacctaagtatatttttataaatatttttattgaagctTACAAATCGAGGTGAGATCATTTTAATGATTAACTTTTTTATGCGAAGATGTTTAGTTTGaatgcataatttaaaaaaaaaaaaaaaaaaaaaaaaaaaaaaaaaaaaaaaaaactttggagAAAGTTTAGCTACGTAAGCATTTTGGCACAATGTGCACATactcttaaatataaaaaattttatttttacatctataactattttaatatttttttttatttacaataatTATCAGATTTTTATATATGCcatgataatattattaaatattaattaacctTGACtgcattttataattactattttCGAATTAAATAAGTGGgaatattaatctattaatttcaattttgttagtatagaaaatattttgtaaccATTACTAGGCCAACTTTGAATGGTTTCATTTATGGGCTCTGGTTTAGGCCGTGGCGTATCAAAGCCCATACTAGCAAAggtatatttaatatttatatcagGTATCTGTTATTCTTCCGCAACTTCGTCTTCAATCTTGGTCTTCCTTTTGATCCCCAAAACTACCCAAACCTTAAAACCCTAAATCCCCTGTTCTTTCGTATCGGATCCCAATTTCTTAGTTACTTGTCGTTTTTAAGGCAGCGAGAATGGTGTTGGCCGAGTTAGGGGGGAGCATATCCCGTGCTCTCCAGCAGATGAGCAATGCGACCGTAATCGACGAGAAGGTCCTCAACGAGTGCCTGAACGAGATAACGCGGGCTCTTCTTCAGTCCGATGTTCAATTCAAGCTTGTACGagacatgcagaccaacatcaAGAAGATCGTAAACCTCGACGATCTCGCCGCCGGTCACAACAAACGCAAGATCATCCAGCAAGTACGTGATATcaatttctatctttttttctaTACTTGCGGTCAATTATATCATCTATAGATTTAATAATTGTGCTTTGTAAGTCATTATGATTAAATGGATTTGCTTTGGAAAGGTTGGTAATTTCCCCGACTTAAATCGGGTTGGTGTAGGAATTGCATATTATATAGTGCTGTAGACATAGTTTTCAATGATCTCCTTTCAAACTTCTCCTATGTGATTAATAGATGAGCATTTAAAATGGGAAAATTATAGAGTGCCCAATTTGAAAGATAGCTTTTTTCTAGTGTCTAGAAATAGTTCTATTAGTGAGGTTGTTTTTTGCCAATTAGAACCTCAATGCTTAGAGGCTCTAGAGTAGGGCTATATAGATTTAGTTTTTAGAATTCTGGATTCATTATGACAAAGTTTGAAAGAGATTGCTGATAGTGGAAGCTGGTGATGACAGTTAATTTAAATCTATCATGATCGATTGCATCCTCATGCTCTGATCACTAAAATAATGTGTTTATTCTTGTGCTATTTGAGTCACATGTACGTCTCTTTTAAGTCAAATAATTCCATCCTCATGTTACTAGTTTGCCCTTATTGTTTAGGAATTAGATTGTGCAATTAACCTAGTTGCGTATGTTGGGGCTGCAGAAGATTAGTCTTCATTGTATATTATCTCCTGTATCTGTTACcgatcaaaataaaaatcttttgtATCTGTTGTGCTTTTATCAGTGGGTTGCATTCACTGCAGGCTATATTTAACGAACTCTGCAAAATGCTGGACCCTGGGAAGCCTTCTTTCATTCCAAAGAAAGGAAAGACAAGTGTGGTTATGTTTGTAGGTTTACAAGGTACAATGTTTATCAGATTTATTTCTATCTGGGTCATtcagaatttttcatatggtaGAGATCATAATAACCTATGAGATTGTTCTTTTGGGAAGTTAGGATGTGAACTTGTCATCCAGGTGATATTTATCTGTTGATTCATGGGTCTAAAAGTAGTTTgtactattttaattttaagttggacgTATCTTTTTTCTGATCTTCACCTCTTATTATTTGCGTTTCCAACAAATTC
This genomic interval from Carya illinoinensis cultivar Pawnee chromosome 2, C.illinoinensisPawnee_v1, whole genome shotgun sequence contains the following:
- the LOC122301134 gene encoding uncharacterized protein LOC122301134 isoform X2, with the protein product MSAAVCGSKRSFFEELPPSPPVSKRVRCSSSSSPIRFSAPTLLDQLRSLFPHMELHILERALQEHGNDLDAAIKSLDELCLESTEGNSGRLTNDGNVGSLDNLSTSNHLPVGGQEWVDLFVREMMCASSMDDAKARAARLLEILEESISSRAGEATKTLHKENLVLKEQIEGLMRENSILKRAVAIQHERQKEYDDRNLELQHFKQLVTQYQEQLRTLEMSNYALTMHLKHANQSSSIPGRFHPDVF
- the LOC122301134 gene encoding uncharacterized protein LOC122301134 isoform X4, with the translated sequence MSAAVCGSKRSFFEELPPSPPVSKRILERALQEHGNDLDAAIKSLDELCLESTEGNSGRLTNDGNVGSLDNLSTSNHLPVGGQEWVDLFVREMMCASSMDDAKARAARLLEILEESISSRAGEATKTLHKENLVLKEQIEGLMRENSILKRAVAIQHERQKEYDDRNLELQHFKQLVTQYQEQLRTLEMSNYALTMHLKHANQSSSIPGRFHPDVF
- the LOC122301134 gene encoding uncharacterized protein LOC122301134 isoform X3, with amino-acid sequence MSAAVCGSKRSFFEELPPSPPVSKRILERALQEHGNDLDAAIKSLDELCLESTEGNSGCVEESVVNVENGRLTNDGNVGSLDNLSTSNHLPVGGQEWVDLFVREMMCASSMDDAKARAARLLEILEESISSRAGEATKTLHKENLVLKEQIEGLMRENSILKRAVAIQHERQKEYDDRNLELQHFKQLVTQYQEQLRTLEMSNYALTMHLKHANQSSSIPGRFHPDVF
- the LOC122301134 gene encoding uncharacterized protein LOC122301134 isoform X1, with product MSAAVCGSKRSFFEELPPSPPVSKRVRCSSSSSPIRFSAPTLLDQLRSLFPHMELHILERALQEHGNDLDAAIKSLDELCLESTEGNSGCVEESVVNVENGRLTNDGNVGSLDNLSTSNHLPVGGQEWVDLFVREMMCASSMDDAKARAARLLEILEESISSRAGEATKTLHKENLVLKEQIEGLMRENSILKRAVAIQHERQKEYDDRNLELQHFKQLVTQYQEQLRTLEMSNYALTMHLKHANQSSSIPGRFHPDVF